In Candidatus Amarolinea dominans, a single window of DNA contains:
- a CDS encoding nuclear transport factor 2 family protein: MSSLEARNISVVLKYFDGCNSGDLDELLSTLDPEVIHYFLPERFKPIQGAQHLAKYWRKFKVLLNPTWKIDHIIAQGNEVVSEWSCLWTPEGTDLRLLMRGSEWYAMREDRISEVRAYFGYSDTSNTELAGFPYGVRGYLL; the protein is encoded by the coding sequence ATGTCGTCACTCGAAGCGCGCAACATCTCAGTCGTCCTGAAGTACTTTGACGGGTGCAATAGCGGAGACCTGGATGAACTTCTCAGTACGCTTGACCCTGAAGTCATTCACTACTTCTTGCCTGAGCGGTTCAAGCCGATACAAGGCGCTCAGCACTTGGCGAAGTACTGGCGAAAGTTCAAAGTCCTGCTCAATCCCACCTGGAAGATCGATCACATCATTGCTCAAGGCAACGAAGTCGTCAGTGAGTGGAGTTGCCTGTGGACTCCCGAAGGAACTGACTTGCGTCTACTGATGCGGGGCAGTGAGTGGTACGCAATGCGCGAAGACCGTATTTCCGAGGTTCGAGCGTACTTTGGCTACAGCGACACGTCCAACACTGAACTCGCCGGCTTTCCATATGGAGTACGCGGTTACCTTCTATGA
- a CDS encoding YccF domain-containing protein translates to MSNQGSQGSNSVNVTVNVAGTPTIIVRNQPGCLVQLLYFVFIGWWLGALAISLAYLLFLTILGIPLGVMIINKIPYLMALRQTDPVISYAGSAAAQHNFIIRALWFLLIGFWLTAFWLSLAYIFACTIIGMPIGFWMFDKAPALLTLRRN, encoded by the coding sequence ATGAGCAATCAAGGAAGTCAGGGAAGTAATTCGGTGAATGTCACCGTGAATGTTGCTGGCACACCAACCATCATTGTGCGCAATCAGCCTGGTTGTTTGGTTCAACTTTTGTACTTTGTCTTTATTGGCTGGTGGCTTGGGGCGCTTGCCATCTCACTTGCTTACCTACTGTTTCTGACAATTCTTGGCATTCCCTTGGGTGTCATGATCATAAATAAGATCCCATACTTGATGGCATTGCGTCAGACCGATCCAGTTATTTCATATGCAGGAAGTGCTGCGGCTCAGCATAATTTCATCATCCGTGCATTGTGGTTCTTGCTGATAGGATTTTGGCTAACTGCCTTTTGGCTTTCTCTAGCGTATATTTTTGCCTGTACGATTATCGGAATGCCAATCGGCTTTTGGATGTTTGATAAAGCTCCCGCTTTGCTCACTCTTCGTCGCAACTGA